One Bacillus amyloliquefaciens DSM 7 = ATCC 23350 DNA window includes the following coding sequences:
- the lexA gene encoding transcriptional repressor LexA, which produces MTKLSKRQLDILRFIKEEVKTKGYPPSVREIGEAVGLASSSTVHGHLARLETKGLIRRDPTKPRAIEVLDEEEVQIPKSQVVNVPVIGKVTAGIPITAVENIDEYFPLPDRMVPPGEHVFMLEIMGESMIDAGIFDKDYVIVKQQNTANNGEIVVAMTEDDEATVKRFYKEDNYVRLQPENPTMEPIILQNVSILGKVIGVFRAVH; this is translated from the coding sequence ATGACGAAGCTATCAAAAAGGCAGCTTGATATCCTGCGTTTTATTAAAGAAGAGGTAAAAACAAAAGGATATCCGCCTTCTGTAAGAGAGATAGGAGAAGCAGTAGGACTGGCTTCCAGTTCAACCGTGCACGGACATTTGGCACGGCTTGAGACAAAAGGCCTGATCAGACGGGACCCTACTAAACCAAGGGCAATTGAGGTATTGGATGAAGAAGAAGTCCAAATTCCGAAAAGCCAGGTCGTAAATGTTCCGGTAATCGGGAAAGTGACGGCGGGTATTCCGATTACGGCTGTTGAAAATATCGATGAGTATTTTCCGCTTCCTGACCGGATGGTTCCTCCGGGCGAACATGTATTTATGTTAGAAATCATGGGAGAAAGTATGATTGACGCCGGCATTTTTGACAAAGATTACGTCATTGTCAAACAGCAGAACACGGCTAATAACGGGGAAATCGTGGTGGCTATGACCGAAGATGATGAAGCGACGGTCAAGCGCTTCTATAAAGAGGACAATTATGTGCGGCTGCAGCCGGAAAATCCGACGATGGAACCGATTATCCTGCAAAACGTAAGCATTTTAGGGAAAGTCATCGGCGTATTCAGAGCCGTCCATTAA